The following coding sequences are from one Kosakonia sp. H02 window:
- the recN gene encoding DNA repair protein RecN, whose protein sequence is MLAQLTISNFAIVRELEIDFHSGMTAITGETGAGKSIAIDALGLCLGGRAEADMVRAGSPRADLCARFALKDTPAAQRWLEENQLEDGRECLLRRVISSDGRSRGFINGTAVPLSQLRELGQLLIQIHGQHAHQLLTKSEHQKNLLDGYAGEYALTLQMAERYRAWHQSCRELAQHQQQSQERSARAELLHYQLKELNEFSPQPGEFEQIDEEYKRLANSGQLLSTSQHALNVLADGEDVNLQSQLYSARQLLTELSGMDTRLSSVLDMLEEAAIQISEASDELRHYCDRLDLDPNRLYELEQRISRQISLARKHHIAPEELPQLHQSLLDEQQLLDDQADSQETLALAVTHHHKLAMESAQQLHDQRMKYAQELSQLITESMHSLSMPHGVFEIDVAFDAHSLTAEGADCIEFRVTTNPGQPLQAIAKVASGGELSRIALAIQVITARKMETPALIFDEVDVGISGPTAAVVGKLLRQLGESTQVMCVTHLPQVAGCGHHHFFVSKETDGAMTETHMQPLDKRARLQELARLLGGSEVTRNALANAKELLAA, encoded by the coding sequence ATGTTGGCACAACTCACTATCAGTAATTTTGCTATCGTTCGTGAGCTTGAGATTGATTTTCACAGCGGGATGACGGCTATTACCGGCGAAACCGGCGCGGGTAAATCTATTGCTATCGACGCGCTTGGGCTGTGCCTGGGCGGCCGTGCTGAAGCCGACATGGTTCGCGCAGGGTCGCCACGCGCCGATCTATGTGCCCGCTTCGCCCTGAAAGATACCCCCGCCGCGCAACGCTGGCTCGAAGAGAATCAACTTGAAGATGGACGTGAGTGTTTACTTCGCCGCGTCATCAGCAGCGACGGGCGCTCCCGTGGTTTTATCAACGGTACAGCGGTTCCCCTTTCGCAGTTGCGTGAGCTGGGTCAGCTATTAATCCAGATCCACGGTCAACACGCGCATCAGTTGCTCACCAAATCTGAACACCAAAAAAACCTGCTTGATGGCTATGCCGGTGAGTATGCACTTACTCTGCAAATGGCCGAGCGCTACCGCGCCTGGCATCAAAGCTGCCGCGAGCTGGCTCAGCACCAGCAGCAGAGCCAGGAGCGCTCAGCCCGTGCGGAACTGCTGCACTATCAACTGAAAGAGCTGAACGAATTTAGCCCTCAACCGGGGGAATTCGAACAGATCGACGAAGAGTACAAGCGCCTTGCAAACAGCGGACAATTGCTCTCCACCAGCCAGCACGCGCTGAACGTACTGGCCGATGGCGAGGACGTTAACCTGCAAAGCCAGCTCTACAGCGCCCGTCAGTTGCTGACGGAACTGTCCGGCATGGACACGCGCCTTTCCAGCGTGCTGGATATGCTTGAAGAAGCCGCCATCCAGATTAGCGAAGCCAGCGATGAACTGCGCCACTACTGTGACCGTTTAGATCTCGATCCGAATCGCCTCTACGAACTGGAGCAGCGTATCTCCAGGCAGATTTCGCTGGCGCGTAAGCACCATATCGCCCCGGAAGAGCTGCCGCAGCTCCATCAGTCGCTGCTCGACGAACAGCAGCTACTTGACGATCAGGCCGACTCGCAGGAAACATTGGCGCTGGCGGTCACTCATCATCATAAGCTGGCGATGGAGAGCGCTCAGCAATTGCACGACCAGCGCATGAAGTATGCGCAGGAACTCAGCCAGTTAATCACGGAAAGCATGCACTCACTTTCCATGCCGCACGGCGTGTTTGAGATTGATGTCGCATTCGATGCGCACTCGCTGACGGCAGAGGGCGCAGACTGTATCGAATTCCGTGTAACAACCAACCCAGGCCAGCCGCTGCAAGCGATCGCCAAAGTGGCCTCTGGCGGTGAGCTGTCACGTATCGCGCTGGCGATTCAGGTGATTACCGCCCGCAAGATGGAAACCCCGGCGCTAATTTTCGATGAAGTGGACGTCGGTATCAGCGGGCCAACTGCTGCGGTGGTCGGTAAACTGCTGCGCCAGTTGGGCGAATCCACTCAAGTGATGTGCGTAACGCACCTGCCGCAGGTGGCCGGTTGCGGTCATCATCACTTCTTTGTCAGCAAAGAGACCGATGGCGCAATGACGGAAACCCATATGCAACCGCTGGATAAACGTGCTCGCCTGCAAGAACTGGCGCGTCTGCTGGGTGGCAGCGAAGTGACGCGTAACGCGCTGGCAAACGCCAAAGAGCTGCTGGCGGCGTAA
- the grpE gene encoding nucleotide exchange factor GrpE, with protein sequence MSSKEQKTPDGQAPEEIIKEQHDEVEAVVESDDSAEQVDPRDEKIANLEAQLAEAENRERETVLRIKAEMENLRRRTELDIEKAHKFALEKFINELLPVIDSLDRALEVADKNNAEMAPMVEGIELTLKNMLDVVKKFGVEVIADTDVPLDPNVHQAIAMVESEDVAAGKVLGVMQKGYTLNGRTIRAAMVTVAKAKG encoded by the coding sequence ATGAGTAGTAAAGAACAGAAAACGCCTGACGGGCAAGCCCCGGAAGAAATTATCAAGGAACAGCACGACGAAGTTGAGGCAGTTGTTGAGTCTGACGATTCTGCTGAGCAGGTGGATCCGCGCGATGAGAAAATTGCGAACCTTGAAGCGCAGTTAGCTGAAGCGGAAAACCGCGAGCGCGAAACCGTGTTGCGCATTAAAGCAGAAATGGAAAACCTGCGCCGCCGTACCGAACTGGATATCGAAAAAGCGCATAAATTTGCGCTGGAGAAGTTCATTAACGAACTGCTGCCGGTTATCGATAGCCTGGATCGCGCACTGGAAGTGGCGGACAAGAATAACGCCGAGATGGCTCCGATGGTTGAAGGCATCGAACTGACGCTGAAAAACATGCTGGACGTGGTGAAGAAATTCGGCGTGGAAGTGATTGCCGATACCGACGTTCCGCTGGATCCGAACGTGCATCAGGCGATTGCGATGGTGGAGTCTGAAGACGTTGCCGCCGGCAAAGTGCTGGGCGTGATGCAAAAAGGCTATACCCTGAACGGACGTACCATTCGCGCAGCGATGGTCACTGTGGCGAAAGCGAAGGGCTGA
- the nadK gene encoding NAD(+) kinase yields MTQHFKCIGIVGHPRHPTALTTHEMLYRWLCAKGYDVIVEQQIAQELQLGNVKTGTLAEIGQQADLAVVVGGDGNMLGAARTLARYDIKVIGINRGNLGFLTDLDPDNAQQQLADVLEGHYIAEKRFLLEVQVCQQDCQKRISTAINEVVLHPGKVAHMIEFEVYIDEIFAFSQRSDGLIISTPTGSTAYSLSAGGPILTPSLDAITLVPMFPHTLSARPLVINSSSTIRLRFSHRRSDLEISCDSQIALPIQEGEDVLIRRCDYHLNLIHPKDYSYFNTLSSKLGWSKKLF; encoded by the coding sequence ATGACCCAACATTTCAAGTGTATTGGTATTGTCGGGCATCCACGACACCCTACGGCGCTAACCACACATGAAATGCTCTACCGCTGGCTATGCGCCAAAGGCTACGACGTTATTGTCGAGCAGCAGATTGCCCAGGAGTTGCAACTGGGTAATGTGAAAACCGGCACCCTGGCGGAAATCGGCCAGCAAGCCGATCTGGCGGTGGTGGTTGGCGGCGACGGCAATATGCTAGGTGCTGCGCGAACGCTGGCGCGCTATGATATCAAAGTGATTGGCATTAACCGTGGCAATCTTGGTTTTCTCACCGATCTCGACCCGGATAACGCCCAGCAGCAACTGGCCGACGTGCTGGAAGGCCACTATATTGCTGAGAAACGCTTCCTGCTGGAAGTGCAGGTTTGCCAGCAGGATTGCCAGAAACGGATCAGTACCGCGATTAACGAAGTGGTGCTGCACCCTGGCAAAGTGGCGCATATGATTGAATTTGAAGTTTATATCGATGAAATCTTCGCCTTTTCTCAGCGCTCAGACGGCTTGATTATCTCCACGCCCACCGGCTCGACGGCCTACTCACTTTCCGCTGGCGGGCCTATTCTGACGCCCTCGCTGGACGCCATCACGCTGGTTCCGATGTTTCCGCATACCTTGTCAGCGCGTCCGCTGGTTATCAACAGCAGCAGCACCATTCGCCTGCGCTTTTCCCATCGCCGTAGCGATCTGGAAATTAGCTGTGATAGTCAAATCGCCCTGCCGATCCAGGAAGGCGAAGATGTGCTGATCCGCCGCTGTGACTATCATCTCAATTTGATTCACCCGAAAGATTACAGTTATTTCAATACATTAAGTTCAAAACTAGGCTGGTCGAAAAAATTGTTCTGA
- the trmD gene encoding tRNA (guanosine(37)-N1)-methyltransferase TrmD produces MFIGIVSLFPEMFRAITDYGVTGRAVKNGLLSIQSWSPRDFTHDRHRTVDDRPYGGGPGMLMMVNPLRDAIHAAKAAAGEGAKVIYLSPQGRKLDQAGVSELATHQKLILVCGRYEGIDERVIQTEIDEEWSIGDYVLSGGELPAMTLIDSVSRFIPGVLGHEASATEDSFADGLLDCPHYTRPEVLEGMEVPAVLLSGNHAEIRRWRLKQSLGRTWLRRPELLENLALTEEQARLLAEFKSEHAQQ; encoded by the coding sequence GTGTTTATAGGTATCGTTAGCCTGTTTCCTGAAATGTTCCGCGCGATTACCGACTACGGGGTAACTGGCCGGGCAGTAAAAAATGGCCTGCTGAGCATCCAGAGCTGGAGTCCGCGTGACTTTACGCATGACCGGCACCGTACCGTAGACGATCGTCCTTACGGCGGCGGACCGGGGATGTTAATGATGGTGAACCCTTTGCGGGACGCCATTCATGCAGCAAAAGCCGCGGCGGGTGAAGGCGCTAAAGTGATTTATCTGTCGCCTCAGGGACGCAAGCTTGATCAAGCGGGCGTTAGCGAACTGGCTACCCATCAGAAATTGATTCTGGTGTGCGGTCGCTACGAAGGGATAGATGAGCGCGTAATTCAAACCGAGATTGACGAAGAATGGTCTATCGGCGATTACGTTCTCAGCGGTGGTGAGTTACCAGCAATGACGCTGATTGATTCGGTTTCCCGGTTTATTCCGGGCGTACTGGGCCATGAAGCTTCAGCAACGGAAGATTCCTTTGCTGATGGATTGCTGGACTGTCCACACTATACCCGACCTGAAGTGTTAGAAGGGATGGAAGTACCGGCGGTGTTACTGTCGGGAAATCATGCCGAGATACGTCGCTGGCGTTTGAAGCAGTCGCTGGGCCGCACCTGGCTTAGAAGACCTGAACTTCTGGAAAACCTGGCTCTGACTGAAGAGCAAGCAAGGTTACTGGCGGAGTTCAAAAGCGAACACGCACAACAGTAA
- a CDS encoding oxidoreductase, with amino-acid sequence MSENPRVALVGPGAIGTTIAAALHEVGRTPTVCGRTAYPQLVLRYDEGRIVVPGPVLTDPTAIKQPFDLVFVAVKATQLSDSAGWLAALCDEKTVVCALQNGVEQKAQITPYVSGATVLPSVVWFPALREPDASVWLRAKPRLTLPDTPQSDLVLAALQDTRCEVDVAADFHSTAWSKLLQNAVGGLMALSGRRVGMFRRDDISELGLAYLRECLAVARAEGANLGDELPQEIVDQFHQLPPDLATSIQVDKQAGRPMEWDIRNGVIQRYGRKHGIATPISDIIVPLLAAGSDGPG; translated from the coding sequence GTGTCAGAAAATCCCCGCGTTGCCCTTGTCGGCCCCGGCGCTATCGGGACCACCATTGCGGCAGCGTTACATGAAGTTGGGCGTACCCCAACGGTATGTGGCCGCACCGCGTACCCCCAACTGGTATTGCGCTACGATGAAGGGCGCATTGTGGTGCCCGGCCCGGTATTGACCGATCCCACCGCGATTAAACAGCCGTTCGACCTGGTGTTTGTAGCGGTCAAGGCCACCCAACTGTCTGACAGCGCTGGATGGCTGGCAGCATTATGTGACGAGAAGACAGTGGTCTGTGCCCTGCAAAACGGCGTGGAGCAGAAAGCGCAAATAACGCCCTATGTCTCTGGCGCGACGGTGTTGCCGTCGGTGGTGTGGTTTCCGGCATTGCGTGAACCTGATGCGTCAGTCTGGCTGCGCGCCAAACCGCGCCTGACGTTGCCCGACACTCCGCAATCTGACCTTGTGCTGGCGGCCTTGCAGGACACGCGCTGCGAGGTGGATGTTGCCGCCGATTTCCACTCTACCGCCTGGAGCAAGCTACTACAGAACGCTGTCGGCGGATTAATGGCCCTTTCTGGTCGGCGGGTGGGGATGTTCAGACGTGACGATATCAGCGAGCTAGGGTTGGCCTACCTGCGGGAGTGCCTTGCCGTTGCGCGTGCGGAAGGTGCAAATCTGGGCGATGAATTGCCGCAAGAGATTGTGGATCAATTTCATCAATTGCCCCCCGATTTAGCCACCTCAATCCAGGTAGACAAGCAGGCCGGACGCCCGATGGAATGGGATATTCGTAATGGCGTGATACAGCGCTATGGTCGTAAACATGGTATTGCAACGCCCATCAGCGACATTATCGTGCCACTGCTTGCCGCAGGCAGCGATGGGCCGGGTTAA
- a CDS encoding RnfH family protein, whose protein sequence is MPGKIAVEVAYALPEKQYLQRVTLDDGATVEQAIRASGLLELRTDIDLKVNKVGIFSRPVKLQDSVHDGDRVEIYRPLIADPKELRRQRAEKSANKS, encoded by the coding sequence GTGCCGGGTAAAATTGCCGTGGAAGTGGCGTATGCGCTGCCGGAAAAGCAGTATCTGCAACGCGTGACGCTGGATGACGGCGCAACCGTCGAGCAGGCGATCCGCGCGTCGGGTTTGCTGGAGCTGCGCACGGATATCGATTTGAAGGTCAACAAAGTCGGTATTTTCAGCCGCCCGGTGAAATTGCAGGATAGCGTTCACGATGGCGACCGCGTGGAGATTTACCGCCCGCTGATTGCCGACCCGAAAGAGCTGCGGCGACAGCGCGCAGAGAAATCCGCGAACAAGTCGTAA
- the bamE gene encoding outer membrane protein assembly factor BamE has translation MRCKMLTAAAAVLLMLTAGCSTVERVVYRPDINQGNYLTSTDVSKIRVGMTQQQVAYALGTPMMSDPFGTNTWFYIFRQQPGHEDVSQQTLTLTFNSNGVLTNIDNKPALTKN, from the coding sequence ATGCGCTGTAAAATGCTGACTGCTGCCGCAGCAGTTCTCCTGATGTTGACCGCTGGTTGCTCTACCGTAGAACGCGTGGTTTACCGCCCCGATATCAATCAGGGGAACTATCTCACCTCAACTGACGTTTCTAAAATCCGCGTGGGTATGACGCAACAGCAGGTTGCTTATGCACTGGGTACGCCGATGATGAGCGACCCGTTTGGTACTAACACCTGGTTCTACATTTTCCGCCAGCAGCCGGGCCACGAAGATGTCTCTCAGCAAACGCTGACCCTGACTTTTAACAGTAATGGCGTGTTAACCAACATCGATAACAAACCTGCGCTGACCAAAAACTAA
- the rplS gene encoding 50S ribosomal protein L19: protein MSNIIKQLEQEQMKQDVPSFRPGDTVEVKVWVVEGSKKRLQAFEGVVIAIRNRGLHSAFTVRKISNGEGVERVFQTHSPVVDSIAVKRRGAVRKAKLYYLRERTGKSARIKERLN, encoded by the coding sequence ATGAGCAACATTATTAAGCAACTTGAACAAGAGCAGATGAAGCAGGACGTACCTTCCTTCCGTCCGGGTGATACCGTGGAAGTGAAAGTATGGGTTGTTGAAGGTTCCAAAAAACGTCTGCAGGCATTCGAGGGCGTGGTTATCGCTATTCGTAACCGCGGTCTGCACTCTGCATTCACTGTTCGTAAAATTTCCAACGGCGAAGGCGTTGAGCGTGTCTTCCAGACTCACTCTCCGGTAGTTGACAGCATTGCTGTTAAACGTCGTGGTGCTGTACGTAAAGCTAAACTGTACTACCTGCGTGAGCGCACTGGTAAGTCTGCTCGTATTAAAGAGCGTCTTAACTAA
- the rpsP gene encoding 30S ribosomal protein S16: MVTIRLARHGAKKRPFYQVVVTDSRNARNGRFIERVGFFNPIASEKEEGTRLNLDRIAHWVGQGATVSDRVSALIKAAQKAA; this comes from the coding sequence ATGGTAACTATTCGTTTAGCTCGTCACGGCGCTAAAAAGCGTCCGTTCTACCAGGTTGTTGTTACTGACAGCCGCAATGCACGCAACGGTCGCTTCATTGAGCGCGTTGGTTTCTTTAACCCGATCGCGTCCGAGAAAGAAGAAGGCACTCGCCTGAATCTGGATCGCATCGCACATTGGGTTGGCCAGGGCGCTACCGTTTCCGATCGCGTTTCCGCGCTGATCAAAGCAGCACAAAAAGCAGCTTAA
- a CDS encoding inner membrane protein YpjD: protein MPVFALIALVAYSTSIALIVPSLLQKNSGWRKMAILSAVLALIFHGLGLKERIFPGDGGQNLSLLNVGSLVSLMICTVMTIVASKNRGWLLLPIVYTFALINLAFAIFVPNAYITHLEATPGMMVHIGLSLFAYATLIIAAMYALQLAWIDYQLKNKRLAFSSEMPPLMVIERKMFHITQVGVVLLTLTLCTGLFYMKNLFSMENIDKAVLSIIAWFVYIVLLWGHYHEGWRGRRVVWFNVAGAGILTLAYFGSRVLQQFVS, encoded by the coding sequence ATGCCTGTTTTTGCTCTGATCGCACTTGTTGCCTACTCAACCAGCATCGCGCTGATCGTTCCCAGTTTGTTACAGAAAAACAGCGGTTGGCGCAAAATGGCCATTCTTTCGGCGGTACTCGCGCTGATTTTTCACGGCTTAGGGCTGAAGGAACGTATATTTCCGGGCGACGGCGGGCAAAATCTCAGTCTGCTGAATGTCGGTTCGCTGGTCAGCCTGATGATCTGTACGGTGATGACCATCGTCGCGTCGAAAAATCGCGGCTGGCTGCTGCTGCCGATTGTTTATACTTTCGCGCTAATCAATCTCGCCTTCGCTATTTTTGTGCCGAATGCCTATATCACGCACCTTGAAGCCACGCCCGGGATGATGGTGCACATCGGCCTGTCGCTGTTTGCCTACGCTACACTGATTATTGCGGCCATGTACGCGCTACAGCTGGCGTGGATCGATTACCAGTTGAAGAATAAACGGCTGGCGTTCAGCAGTGAAATGCCGCCGCTGATGGTTATCGAGCGCAAAATGTTTCACATCACACAGGTTGGTGTGGTGCTACTGACCCTGACGCTCTGCACTGGACTGTTCTATATGAAAAACCTGTTCAGCATGGAGAATATCGACAAAGCGGTGCTGTCTATCATCGCCTGGTTTGTCTATATCGTTTTGCTGTGGGGTCACTATCATGAAGGCTGGCGCGGTCGCCGGGTCGTCTGGTTCAACGTCGCGGGCGCAGGTATTTTAACGCTGGCCTATTTTGGCAGCCGCGTTCTGCAACAATTCGTAAGCTAA
- the rimM gene encoding ribosome maturation factor RimM (Essential for efficient processing of 16S rRNA) — protein MSKQQAASAPVEPIVVGKLGSSYGIRGWLRVFSSTEDAESIFDYQPWFIQRAGQWQSIELESWRYHNQDIVIKLKGVDDRDAANLLTNCEILVDSSQLPQLEEGDYYWKDLMGCQVVTTEGYSLGKVVDMMETGSNDVLVVKANLKDAFGIKERLVPFLDGQVIKKVDLATQTIEVDWDPGF, from the coding sequence ATGAGCAAGCAACAAGCCGCATCGGCCCCTGTTGAGCCAATTGTTGTTGGCAAACTGGGTTCTTCTTACGGAATTCGTGGTTGGCTCAGAGTGTTTTCCTCCACCGAAGACGCCGAAAGCATTTTTGACTATCAGCCCTGGTTTATCCAGAGGGCGGGTCAGTGGCAGAGCATTGAGCTGGAAAGCTGGCGCTACCACAATCAGGATATCGTCATCAAACTGAAAGGTGTTGATGACAGAGATGCCGCGAATCTTCTGACGAATTGTGAAATTCTCGTTGATTCCTCGCAGTTGCCGCAACTGGAAGAGGGTGACTACTACTGGAAAGACCTTATGGGTTGCCAGGTAGTGACTACTGAAGGTTACAGCCTCGGTAAAGTCGTCGATATGATGGAAACCGGGTCGAACGACGTTCTCGTCGTCAAGGCAAACCTGAAAGATGCATTTGGTATCAAGGAGCGGTTGGTTCCGTTCCTCGATGGGCAGGTTATCAAGAAAGTCGATCTCGCTACTCAAACCATTGAAGTAGATTGGGATCCTGGTTTTTAA
- the ffh gene encoding signal recognition particle protein, producing the protein MFDNLTDRLSRTLRNISGRGRLTEENVKETLREVRMALLEADVALPVVRDFINRVKEKAVGHEVNKSLTPGQEFVKIVRNELVAAMGEENQSLNLAAQPPAVVLMAGLQGAGKTTSVGKLGKFLREKHKKKVMVVSADVYRPAAIKQLETLAQQVGVDFFPSDAAQKPVDIVNAALKEAKLKFYDVLLVDTAGRLHVDEAMMDEIKQVHAAINPVETLFVVDAMTGQDAANTAKAFNEALPLTGVVLTKVDGDARGGAALSIRHITGKPIKFLGVGEKTEALEPFHPDRIASRILGMGDVLSLIEDIESKVDRAQAEKLANKLKKGDGFDLTDFLEQLRQMKNMGGMASLMGKLPGMGQIPDNVKAQMDDKVLVRMEAIINSMTFKERANPDIIKGSRKRRIAAGCGLQVQDVNRLLKQFDDMQRMMKKMKKGGMAKMMRGMKGMMPPGFPGR; encoded by the coding sequence ATGTTTGATAATTTAACCGATCGTTTGTCGCGCACCCTGCGCAATATCAGTGGCCGTGGACGCCTCACTGAAGAAAACGTCAAAGAAACCCTGCGCGAAGTGCGTATGGCGCTGCTGGAAGCGGACGTTGCGCTGCCGGTGGTGCGTGACTTTATCAACCGCGTAAAAGAGAAAGCGGTAGGCCATGAAGTCAATAAAAGTCTGACGCCAGGCCAGGAGTTCGTCAAAATCGTCCGTAACGAACTGGTTGCGGCGATGGGCGAAGAGAACCAGAGCCTGAACCTCGCAGCGCAGCCGCCAGCGGTGGTGCTGATGGCGGGCCTGCAAGGTGCAGGTAAAACCACCAGCGTCGGTAAGCTCGGTAAGTTCCTGCGCGAAAAGCACAAGAAAAAAGTGATGGTCGTTTCTGCCGACGTTTATCGCCCGGCGGCGATCAAACAGCTGGAAACCCTGGCGCAGCAGGTTGGGGTGGATTTCTTCCCGTCCGACGCGGCGCAAAAACCGGTCGATATTGTGAATGCTGCGCTGAAAGAAGCGAAGCTGAAGTTCTACGACGTGCTACTGGTGGATACCGCCGGTCGTTTGCACGTCGATGAAGCCATGATGGACGAGATCAAACAAGTTCACGCGGCGATTAACCCGGTGGAAACGCTGTTTGTCGTCGATGCCATGACCGGCCAGGATGCTGCCAATACCGCAAAAGCCTTTAATGAAGCGCTGCCGCTCACCGGCGTGGTGCTGACCAAAGTGGACGGTGACGCGCGCGGCGGTGCGGCGCTCTCAATCCGTCATATCACGGGTAAACCGATTAAATTCCTCGGCGTTGGCGAGAAAACCGAAGCGCTGGAACCGTTCCATCCGGATCGTATCGCATCGCGCATTCTTGGCATGGGCGACGTGCTGTCGCTTATCGAAGATATCGAAAGCAAAGTTGACCGCGCCCAGGCTGAGAAGCTGGCGAATAAACTAAAGAAAGGCGACGGCTTCGATCTGACCGACTTCCTTGAGCAATTACGCCAGATGAAAAACATGGGTGGCATGGCAAGCCTGATGGGCAAATTGCCGGGCATGGGGCAAATCCCTGACAACGTAAAAGCGCAGATGGATGACAAAGTGCTGGTGCGTATGGAAGCCATCATTAATTCCATGACCTTCAAAGAGCGCGCCAACCCGGACATTATCAAAGGCTCGCGTAAACGCCGCATCGCTGCCGGTTGCGGTTTGCAGGTGCAGGATGTGAACCGTCTGCTCAAACAATTCGACGACATGCAGCGCATGATGAAGAAAATGAAGAAGGGCGGGATGGCGAAGATGATGCGCGGGATGAAAGGGATGATGCCGCCTGGTTTCCCGGGTAGATAA
- a CDS encoding HlyC/CorC family transporter: MEHISTTTLIVTLIIMVVVSAYFSGSETGMMTLNRYRLRHLAKQGNRAAKRVEKLLRKPDRLISLVLIGNNLVNILASAIGTIVGMRLYGNAGVAIATGVLTFVVLVFAEVLPKTIAALYPEKVAFPSSFLLAPLQIIMLPLVWLLNGVTRVLMRMVGIKADVVVSGALSKDELRTIVNESRSKISRRNQDMLLSILDLEKVSVDDIMVPRNEIVGIDINDDWKSIVRQLTHSPHGRIVLYRDSLDDAISMLRVREAYRLMTEKNEFTKEVMLRAADEIYYVPEGTPLSVQLIKFQRNKKKVGLVVDEYGDIQGLVTVEDILEEIVGDFTTSMSPALADEATPQNDGSVIIDGSASVRELNKAFNWRLPEQEARTINGMLLEELEEIPAAGTRVRIEQYDIDILEVQDNMIKQVKVIPVKALRESVTE; this comes from the coding sequence CTGGAACACATCTCCACCACGACGCTGATTGTTACGCTTATCATCATGGTCGTGGTTTCGGCGTATTTTTCCGGTTCAGAAACCGGAATGATGACCCTCAATCGTTATCGCCTGCGCCACCTGGCAAAGCAGGGCAACCGTGCGGCAAAACGTGTCGAAAAACTGCTGCGCAAGCCAGACCGCTTAATTAGCCTGGTGCTGATTGGTAACAACCTCGTCAATATTCTCGCATCGGCTATTGGCACGATTGTCGGTATGCGTCTGTACGGCAATGCGGGTGTCGCCATCGCCACCGGTGTGCTGACCTTTGTCGTGCTGGTGTTTGCCGAAGTGCTGCCCAAAACCATCGCCGCGCTGTACCCGGAAAAAGTCGCTTTTCCGAGTAGTTTTCTGCTCGCCCCATTGCAAATTATTATGTTGCCACTGGTTTGGCTGCTTAACGGCGTGACGCGCGTATTAATGCGCATGGTGGGGATTAAAGCCGACGTGGTGGTCAGCGGTGCGCTGAGCAAAGATGAACTGCGCACCATCGTCAACGAGTCGCGCTCGAAAATCTCCCGCCGCAACCAGGATATGCTGTTGTCGATCCTCGACCTGGAGAAAGTCAGCGTCGACGACATTATGGTGCCGCGCAATGAGATTGTCGGTATCGATATCAATGACGACTGGAAATCGATTGTTCGCCAGCTTACCCATTCGCCGCACGGCCGCATTGTGCTGTATCGCGACTCGCTGGACGATGCCATCAGCATGTTGCGTGTACGCGAAGCCTACCGTTTAATGACCGAGAAAAATGAGTTCACCAAAGAGGTAATGCTGCGCGCCGCCGACGAGATTTACTATGTGCCGGAAGGCACACCGCTCAGCGTCCAGTTAATCAAATTTCAGCGTAATAAAAAGAAAGTCGGTCTGGTGGTAGATGAGTACGGCGATATTCAGGGACTGGTAACGGTTGAGGATATTCTCGAAGAGATTGTCGGGGATTTCACCACCTCAATGTCCCCGGCGCTGGCCGATGAAGCGACACCGCAGAACGACGGTTCGGTGATTATTGACGGCAGCGCCAGCGTGCGCGAACTGAACAAAGCCTTTAACTGGCGCTTGCCGGAACAGGAAGCCCGCACCATTAACGGTATGCTGCTTGAAGAGCTGGAGGAGATACCGGCGGCGGGAACGCGCGTGCGTATTGAGCAGTACGACATCGATATTCTCGAGGTGCAGGACAATATGATTAAGCAGGTGAAAGTGATCCCGGTGAAAGCGCTGCGGGAAAGCGTTACCGAGTAA